The sequence CTATCTGGGGATTTGATAAATGTTGAAGGTCGACAACTGTACCCATGCCAATCCTGTGAGTCACGTTGAATCAATTGAGTGATCTGCTCGTTCACGTCTTCCTGCACTCTGGTGAACATAAAGTGATCCTGCAAGTTCGCTTTCTCAATAGAATTTATCATGGCCACCAAACACTTCAGCGGGTGCATTTCAAGCTTGGAGTTATGTAGAAATAATTCGATCAGTTCTTCTGCAACGCCCATTCCTAGTTTATAGAGCCCGCTGTCTCTTTCGGCAAATTCCAGGATAAAACCTACTATAGTAGCTGTTGGATTATATTCACTGCGGCTAGTACTTGAAGAATCTGTATGCCACCAAGGCGCGTGTGGATAATCATTATTTGATGCTACTGTATTATTCCATCTTCTCTCCGCAAATTCAGCGCCACTATCCAAGTAATTTAGAATCCCCTGCACAATAAGATGATGTTTATCGCTAAATTTAATTTCGCACAGTTTCTCTATGGCTGTAGTCGTCTGAATGGGCGTAGAGTTTGGGTTCCATGAATCTGCCTCCAGAGCATGACCAAAACCACCGTCCTCATTCTGATAGGATGACAAGACTTCTACTATATCCATCTGGCTGCCCTTCTCAAAATGATATTTCCATCTCGCAAAGTCTATGGGGCGTGCATTACGATACACTAGCTTACTTATTCTCTCAAAATCCGCCTTTGATAAATTCACCCTTTATCCCTCCAGCAGCAATGTTTAGTCCTCATAGCCATTAAAGCATATAGAATGAGCCTAAGACTAGCTTGATTTCAGGCAGGTACCGCAGCAGGTATAAGCTTGATAAAAATGAACCGTGTGAGCGGCCCAACCAGAATCAGCTGCAGCGGCAACGCACAGATGAAGTTTTTGCCCAGTGCAGACAGATAGGCCATTGGCAATTCTGCTGTAAAGCCTACATGGAGCACCGCACCGTAGAAGGACATCAACACCACCATGCCCATAACCATAAAAGAGGATATAAGCAGAATCTTTTTGATCATCGGATCAGCTGCTTTGGTCAGTTTACTAGCGATCCCCTTGGCAACTTTACCGACAACGAACACATCCAAGATTAGAGCAACGATAAATGCGGGCAGGTAGCCGATGATCACATGCTGTATCCATGTCCCAGACCATCCTTCGAGTAGAATCACATTATAAATACACATTCCCAAAACCATTAAAGCACACATAATCAGCGTAAAAATAAATCGTTCTCTTTTGTTTCTCCCCATGTCCTTACTCCTTATATTCTCTATTGTCCACTTGGTTTACAATATCATGCACCCTTTTTAAAGTCAACCAAGTTGACAATATCGTCGAATGATTTATACTATGTAAAATGCCTTATATGCGGGAGTGTATAGATGAATATGAATTTACAGGAAATGAACCTGATTGATTTACTTAGCGAAAAACATCTGGCTTTACGAAAAAAAGTGACCCAGATGGACCCGGATAATATTAATAAAACAGAGTCCCATATTCTCGCGGTTCTTGAAGTCCATTCCATGCTCTCCATCTCGGAAATAAGCAGAATTATTAATATCTCGCGCCAGGGAACACATAAAAGTATTCAGGGCCTCTTATCACGAGGTTATGTAGAAGCTGTAGAGGTTGCCGGGAATCAGCGCGATAAACATATCGTCCTAACTCCCAAGGGAATAGAGTCCAATCGAGAGAGGCTAGTTATCAAAAAGCAATTAGAGCAGCAAATCATCAATAAGCTGGGGAATACGAATGTAGAGCTCATTAAAGCTCTTTTAAAAGAGGATTGGCTGGAGAATTAGTGAGCACAGACCCATACTCTTCCCTCACCCCGAACAAAAAAGACCCGTAAGAGGTGCCTTTTCGCAAAGGCTCCTTATCTACGGGTCTTTTTTTTCGTTCGATACAAAACTTAGTTAAGAGGTTTAGTAACTGTACTATGATCCAAGGTGACTGCAGTCTGTGCCAACAGTCGGCCATTGATCGAGGCACGAGTAGCCAAAGTGATATTGGTCATGCTTAGTACGTTGCCCTCAAGATGTGCGTCCGTTCCAAGTGCAACAGTAGATGCTGACTGCCAAAAGATATTTTTGGCTTGTACACCACCAGTCAGGATAACATGGGTGCCACTCGCTTGGTTCAAACCTCCAGCGATCTGGAAAATGAATACACTATTCGCATCACCATGAAGCGTAACATCCGAATTGATCAAAACGTTGTTGCTCCACTTATAAACCCCTGCTGTAAGTGTTTTTCCGCTAAGGTCCCCATTATACAGTTCGCTATAATTGATCGCTCTTCCGGCGGCATCGGTAAATGCGGTCTGCATGTCGTTTACCGCGGTAGTAAGATCAGTAGAAGTTGGAGTTGTATAATTAGCAGCGTATATCTTTCCAGTAACTTGAGCAGATGTTGAGAATTGATTAGTAGCATCTGCTATCAGAGAAAATCCAGTAATAGCCGTATCCACAATTGGACTAACACCTATGTCTCCAGTTATTGCGGAATCGGGTACTGTAGAGATACCAGTCTTAGACAAGATCACAAAATTCCCAGCCATACCCAGCTCTACCGGATCAGGTACTAATGTAGGTATTGCACTTATAACATTGGAATAGGAACTTACCAGACCTGTGTTAGCGGCTGTTATTTTGAAATAATACACGGTCCCATTCGTTAAGCCAACCACATCATAAGTAGCTGTTGTTACTACACCCGGAGTGCTAATTAATTGATAGGTTATAGCATCCATTGATTGATACACATTATAATATGTAGCTGCTGTAACAGAGTCCCACGCTAAATTAAGATGTGAATCTTCTGCTGTCGCTACAAGATTGATGGGTGCGGCAAGTGTAGGTAACGGTGTGGGCGTAGGGTAGATGGTCCCTGTTCCGTTTCCCGATGTTGCCGTTGGTGATGCTGTTGCGGTTGGAGTTGGAGTAGCAGTTGCCGATGGATCAAGTGTACCAGCTGGCGCAGTTGCAGTCGGTGATGCTGATCCCCCTAAGAAGGCCATACTACGATCGAGCACCACTACTGCTTCTGCACGGGTGATTGAATTCGTTGGTTTAAAGCTATGGTCCGCTGCATACCCATTCAGTATATTACTGGTTGCTGCCGCATTAACCGCCCCTTTAGCCCAGGTAGCAATTAGGCCTGCATCTTGAAATGACGCTTCGGAGCTAGCCGTTGTTGGTAGACCTAGCAACCTAGCAATGATCACAGCAACTTCCTGTCTGCTGATCGGTTTACTCACCCCAATGGTTCCATTCTCATAACCTGTTATATATCCTGCTTTAACAGCTTTGGCAACTTCAACATACGCCCAGTTTCCTAGAGCTACATCACTGAATGAAATCGCTGCTTCTGTACTAAAGCCAAAAGAACGGTTGATCAAAGCCATAAATTCCGCTCTGGTTATTGTATTGTTCGGTTTAAAGCTGCCGTCCTCATACCCTTTAATGAAACCTTTGTCTATCCATTTACTGATTTGACTCTCCGCCCAATGCCCCTTTATATCTGCTTTTGATGGAGCAGTAGCAGCAAAGGCAGAACTCAGTGACAGCAACAACATACTTACGATTAAAAATGATGATAAAAGCCTTCGAAATGATTGGTTCTTCATATTTTTCCCCCTGATGATTTTGCCTTTTCAGCTATGGAGACAATAGACCTACATAAAAACGCAGAAAATTGTAGGCAAAATGTATTGTTCTTCAATCATCATATAACCTAATTAGGGACTTTTGAACCTTTATTGGACTTTCTTTAATGCACTGCTGGAGGCATCTTCACCGCCAAGACGCCCTGATGTGAAGGAATAGCCAATGCCAACCCCATTTCCAACATAAGTATCATTGAATAACACACCCTCAGATTCGAGACCTACTGCATATAGACCAGTAATCGGTACGCGCTTGTCATTAAGCACCTGGAATTTGGTATTGACTAACAATCCACCGACAGATCCCAAGTTATTGATCTCCGCAATAATTGCATAATAGGGGCCTTCAGTGCCCATAGGAATCAGATAATCCGCTGCTTTACCGAATTCAGTATCTACACCTGTTTTGGTCGCTTCCTGATATTTATCAAAGGTTTCCTTGAAAATCTCAGGATCCATACCGGCATTTTTGGCTAATTCCTCAATCGTATTCCCCTTGTATCCGTCACCGTTTTTAACCATTGCATCAAATACTTGGTCTGCATTGCTCCAAGGATTCTCCAAGGTAAATTGATCTGCAAATTCAGCATAGAATTCTGGAGGCATTCCCGGAAGACTTGGGGCCTTCACTCCACTCATCCCTTTAGCCATCAATGAATTGAGTTGTGATTTAGATACAATAACTAAATGATAGGCACCGTTAAAGGCACTGGTATTAGCCGCTGCAACCGATTCCAGCGTTGCTGCTTCATCTCTAAATCTTGCTCCGGAGGAACCTACATTCATGAAATTCGGTAGATAAGACAGCATAAGCGGATAACTTGCTTCGAACGGTTTATACTTTGTTTTCAAGTTTTTTGTGGCTCTGACTAAAGTTTGGTGCAGCATTTGTCCGCCAAAATTGTCCGGGACCTTCGCTCCAGCTTCCCAGGACATTTTTAAGCCTTCTCCTACATTTTGGCCCAATCCTCCATTGATCCCTTCGAAACCGAAACTCTCTTTAACCATTTCCGCATTAGCCGCATAACCGCCTGTTGCCATAACAATGCTCTTTGCTGTGATTTCCAGCGTAGTGCCGTCCAGTTTCTCGGCCGACACACCGGTAACATCCCCAGCTTCGTTCTTGATCAGCTTTTTGGCAGTAGTTTCAGTAATAACCTGACCACCGTTTTTTTCAACAGATTCAGCCAGCATTTTTCGCAATGTGACTTCACGAGTTTCATAGGCTGGCAGTACGTGCAATTGCTCTCCAGCAAAGTTGAGGAAGCTTGTAATATAGCCTTTTTTAGTAAGCCAGTCGTAGGTTTCTCCCGATTTGG comes from Paenibacillus sp. 19GGS1-52 and encodes:
- a CDS encoding ice-binding family protein, with translation MKNQSFRRLLSSFLIVSMLLLSLSSAFAATAPSKADIKGHWAESQISKWIDKGFIKGYEDGSFKPNNTITRAEFMALINRSFGFSTEAAISFSDVALGNWAYVEVAKAVKAGYITGYENGTIGVSKPISRQEVAVIIARLLGLPTTASSEASFQDAGLIATWAKGAVNAAATSNILNGYAADHSFKPTNSITRAEAVVVLDRSMAFLGGSASPTATAPAGTLDPSATATPTPTATASPTATSGNGTGTIYPTPTPLPTLAAPINLVATAEDSHLNLAWDSVTAATYYNVYQSMDAITYQLISTPGVVTTATYDVVGLTNGTVYYFKITAANTGLVSSYSNVISAIPTLVPDPVELGMAGNFVILSKTGISTVPDSAITGDIGVSPIVDTAITGFSLIADATNQFSTSAQVTGKIYAANYTTPTSTDLTTAVNDMQTAFTDAAGRAINYSELYNGDLSGKTLTAGVYKWSNNVLINSDVTLHGDANSVFIFQIAGGLNQASGTHVILTGGVQAKNIFWQSASTVALGTDAHLEGNVLSMTNITLATRASINGRLLAQTAVTLDHSTVTKPLN
- a CDS encoding DUF2798 domain-containing protein; this encodes MGRNKRERFIFTLIMCALMVLGMCIYNVILLEGWSGTWIQHVIIGYLPAFIVALILDVFVVGKVAKGIASKLTKAADPMIKKILLISSFMVMGMVVLMSFYGAVLHVGFTAELPMAYLSALGKNFICALPLQLILVGPLTRFIFIKLIPAAVPA
- a CDS encoding MarR family transcriptional regulator, coding for MNMNLQEMNLIDLLSEKHLALRKKVTQMDPDNINKTESHILAVLEVHSMLSISEISRIINISRQGTHKSIQGLLSRGYVEAVEVAGNQRDKHIVLTPKGIESNRERLVIKKQLEQQIINKLGNTNVELIKALLKEDWLEN
- a CDS encoding FAD-binding protein produces the protein MRKKNNANKMLMFSICMLLLVAMLSGCNGNNNGNSTTAETSAPTDSPAAEALSFTAGTYTGEAQGKEGVIKVEVTLGEHEISDIKIVSQETSGIGGAALEQIKKQILDGQTLAIDAVSGASLTSTAMMEAVETAVKQGGGDVAALKAGGVKKAGEGKTEKLEADVVVVGAGASGVSAAVTAADKGAKVIIIEKTATIGGASNLSWAGKFYNSSTATENGVKVNVEKEISDWIVNNHWRVDAAAIRQYVTKSGETYDWLTKKGYITSFLNFAGEQLHVLPAYETREVTLRKMLAESVEKNGGQVITETTAKKLIKNEAGDVTGVSAEKLDGTTLEITAKSIVMATGGYAANAEMVKESFGFEGINGGLGQNVGEGLKMSWEAGAKVPDNFGGQMLHQTLVRATKNLKTKYKPFEASYPLMLSYLPNFMNVGSSGARFRDEAATLESVAAANTSAFNGAYHLVIVSKSQLNSLMAKGMSGVKAPSLPGMPPEFYAEFADQFTLENPWSNADQVFDAMVKNGDGYKGNTIEELAKNAGMDPEIFKETFDKYQEATKTGVDTEFGKAADYLIPMGTEGPYYAIIAEINNLGSVGGLLVNTKFQVLNDKRVPITGLYAVGLESEGVLFNDTYVGNGVGIGYSFTSGRLGGEDASSSALKKVQ